In the genome of Nycticebus coucang isolate mNycCou1 chromosome 12, mNycCou1.pri, whole genome shotgun sequence, one region contains:
- the AVIL gene encoding advillin, with product MSLSSAFRAVGNEPGIITWRIEKMELALVPLNAHGNFYEGDCYVVLSTQRAGSILSQNIHFWIGKDSSQDEQSCAAIYTTQLDDYLGGSPVQHREVQYHESDTFRGYFRQGIVYKKGGVASGMKHVETNTYDVKRLLHVKGRRNIRATEVDMSWDSFNRGDVFLLDLGMVLIQWNGPESNSRERLKAMLLAKDIRDRERGGRAEIGVIEGDKEAESPGLMKVLQDTLGQRAIIKPAVPEEVIDQRQKSNITLYHVSDSSGLLAVTEVAVRPLVQDLLNHDDCYILDQGGTKIYVWKGKGATKVERQAAMSKALGFIKMKGYPSSTNVETVNDGAESAMFKQLFQKWSVKDQSMGLGKTFTVGKIAKVFQDKFDVSLLHTKPEVAAQERMVDDGNGKVEVWRIENLELVPVERKWYGFFYGGDCYLVLYTYEVTGKPCYNLYIWQGRHASQDELAASAYQAVKVDGQFGGAAVQVRVSMGKEPRHFMAIFKGKLVIFEGGTSRKGNAEPDPPVRLFQIQGNDRSNTKAVEVPAFASSLNSNDVFLLQTQAEHYLWYGKGCSGDERAMAKELAGFLCDHTENAVAEGQEPAEFWDLLGGKTPYANDKRLQQEILDVQSRLFECSNKTGRFIVTEITDFTQDDLNPGDVMLLDTWDQVFLWIGAEANVTEKERALATAQEYLHTHPSGRDTNTPILIIKQGFEPPIFTGWFLAWDPHIWSAGKSYEQLKEELGDTVAIMQITADMKNATLSLNPDSEPKYYPIEVLLKNQNQELPEDVNPAKKENHLSEQDFVSVFGITRGQFAVLPGWKQLQLKKEKGLF from the exons ATGTCTCTGAGCAGCGCCTTCAGAGCTGTGGGCAACGAGCCCGGGATCATCACCTGGAGAATAGAG AAAATGGAGCTGGCACTGGTGCCCCTGAATGCCCACGGCAACTTCTACGAGGGGGACTGCTACGTCGTCCTCTCG ACCCAGAGAGCAGGCAGTATCCTCTCCCAGAACATCCACTTCTGGATCGGGAAGGACTCCTCCCAGGATGAGCAGAGCTGTGCAGCCATCTACACCACCCAGCTGGATGACTACCTGGGAGGCAGCCCCGTGCAGCACCGAGAGGTCCAGTACCATGAGTCTGACACCTTCCGAGGCTACTTCAGGCAGGGCATCGT CTACAAGAAGGGGGGTGTGGCCTCTGGAATGAAGCACGTGGAGACTAACACCTACGATGTGAAACGGCTGCTACATGTTAAAGGGAGGAGAAACATCAGGGCCACCGAG GTGGACATGAGCTGGGACAGTTTTAACCGAGGTGATGTCTTCTTGCTGGACCTGGGGATGGTCCTCATCCAGTGGAACGGCCCAGAGAGCAACAGCAGGGAGCGTCTGAAG GCTATGCTTCTGGCAAAGGATATTCGGGACAGAGAGCGAGGCGGCCGTGCTGAGATAGGCGTGATTGAGGGTGACAAGGAGGCAGAGAGCCCTGGGCTGATGAAGGTCCTTCAGGACACCCTCGGCCAACGCGCCATTATCAAGCCTGCAGTCCCCGAGGAGGTCATCGATCAGCGGCAGAAGTCAAACATCACGTTGTACCA TGTGTCAGACTCATCTGGGCTGCTGGCAGTCACAGAGGTAGCAGTGAGACCTCTGGTCCAGGACTTACTGAACCACGAT GACTGCTACATCCTGGACCAAGGTGGAACCAAGATCTACGTGTGGAAAGGAAAAGGAGCCACGAAGGTTGAGAGACAGGCGGCTATGTCTAAAGCCCTG GGCTTCATCAAGATGAAGGGCTACCCCAGCAGCACCAACGTGGAGACAGTCAACGATGGTGCTGAGTCAGCTATGTTCAAGCAACTGTTCCAGAAGTGGTCAGTGAAGGACCAGAGCATGGGCCTGGGGAAAACATTCACCGTTGGTAAAATTG CCAAAGTTTTCCAGGATAAGTTTGATGTGAGTCTGCTGCACACCAAGCCAGAGGTAGCCGCCCAGGAAAGAATGGTGGATGACGGCAATGGGAAAGTTGAG GTCTGGAGAATAGAGAACTTAGAGCTGGTCCCTGTGGAGCGTAAGTGGTATGGCTTCTTCTACGGGGGAGACTGTTATCTGGTCCTCTACACGTACGAGGTGACTGGGAAGCCATGTTACAACCTGTACATCTGGCAG GGCCGCCACGCCTCCCAGGATGAGCTGGCAGCATCAGCATACCAGGCGGTGAAAGTGGATGGGCAGTTTGGGGGCGCCGCTGTGCAGGTCCGGGTCAGCATGGGGAAGGAGCCACGCCATTTCATGGCCATCTTCAAGGGGAAGCTGGTTATCTTTGAG GGTGGGACTTCCAGGAAGGGGAATGCCGAGCCAGATCCTCCAGTAAGACTTTTCCAGATTCAAGGAAATGACAGATCTAACACCAAAGCAGTGGAGGTTCCAGCCTTTGCCTCCTCCCTGAACTCCAATGACGTCTTCCTGCTGCAGACTCAGGCAGAGCACTACCTGTGGTATGGCAAG GGCTGTAGTGGGGACGAGCGGGCAATGGCTAAAGAGCTGGCTGGGTTTCTCTGTGACCACACCGAGAACGCTGTGGCTGAGGGCCAGGAGCCAGCTGAGTTCTGGGACCTGCTGGGAGGGAAGACTCCCTATGCCAATGATAAAAG GCTACAGCAGGAAATCCTAGATGTCCAGTCCCGTCTCTTTGAATGTTCCAATAAGACTGGCCGGTTCATTGTCACTGAGATCACAGACTTCACCCAGGATGACCTGAACCCAGGTGATGTGATGCTCCTAGATACTTGGGACCAG GTGTTCTTGTGGATTGGGGCAGAGGCCAACGTCACAGAGAAGGAGCGGGCCCTTGCCACAGCCCAGGAGTACCTGCACACCCACCCCAGCGGCCGAGACACCAACACACCCATCCTGATCATTAAACAGGGGTTTGAGCCTCCCATCTTCACGGGCTGGTTCCTGGCCTGGGATCCTCACATTTGGAGC gCAGGAAAATCATATGAACAATTAAAAGAAGAGCTTGGAGATACTGTTGCTATCATGCAGATCACTGCT GACATGAAGAATGCCACCCTCTCCCTGAATCCTGACAGTGAGCCAAAATATTACCCCATAGAAGTTCTGTTGAAAAACCAGAATCAGGAGCTGCCTGAGGATGTGAACCCTGCCAAAAAGGAG AATCACCTCTCTGAACAGGACTTTGTGTCTGTGTTTGGCATCACCAGAGGGCAATTTGCTGTTCTGCCTGGCTGGAAACAGCTccaactgaagaaagaaaaggggcttTTCTAA